A window of Bacillus toyonensis BCT-7112 genomic DNA:
CCATCCGGCGCATCCCACTTCACACCGCCAACTCTCATATAGTTAAAAGTAAGCCGTGCCCCGCATAATTCATTTAATAAATTTATAATCATCTCTCGTTCACGAAACGCGTACAAAAACGGGCTGACCGCTCCTATATCAAGAAGATTTGTACCCCACCAAACGAGATGGCTCGCAATTCTTCCCAGCTCCATCGCAAGTACTCGCAAGTATTCGGCACGTTCCGGAATTTCAAGTCCCATCATCGTCTCTACAGCATGGCAAATGACGTAATTATTCGTCATTGCTGATAAATAGTCCATTCGATCTGTATAAGGGATAATTTGCGTATACTGTAAGCTCTCAGCGATCTTTTCAGTCCCGCGATGCAAATACCCAATAACCGGTGTAGCTTCTTTAATAATTTCACCGTCAATCTTAATAACAAGCCTGAAAACACCGTGTGTACTCGGATGCTGAGGTCCTACATTCAAAAGCATTTCTTCCGTACGAATCATAAGTTACACCTCCACATCATACGGTTCATAATCTTTCCTAAGCGGATACCCTACCCAATCATCAGGCATTAAAATACGCGATAAATTCGGATGTCCCTTAAATGCAATGCCTAGCAGATCATACGCTTCTCGCTCCGGCCAGTCAGCCCCTTTCCACAGCGCTGTTACCGATTCAACTTGCGGCACTTCTCTATCCAGCTTTACCTTCACCGCTACAGACTGTTTCTTTCCATATGAAAATAAATGAACATACACTTCCATATGAGTCACAAAATCTGTCGCATGTAGCTCTGACATATAATCAAAAGCAAGTCCCTCATGGAATCGTAGTAACTCCATCACCTCATAATATTTTGAAGGATCCACCACAAGAGTTGGTACATCTTTTGAAAGTTTATTAATATAGGAATCTACTAATGTGCTACCTCCTAATTTACCCCTAATAACCTCAACATACTGATTGAGATACGGCTGATTAACGGACGGTTCTTCTTGCTTCGGTACATCTTCCTTTTCACTTTCAGCACCCTTCGTCTTCGCCCTTGCCGCCGCAGCCGCTTTCGCCTTCGCTGCTGCAATTGCCTTCGCCTTTTCATCTCCCAAATTCCCATCACCTTGCGAAGCTTTCTGTTTCGCTAGCGCCGCTGCTTTTGCTTTCGCAGCTGCCACGGCCTTCGCCTTCGCTTTAGCCTTTTCTTCTTCCGTTACCTCTTCTGTTCCTTCTCTTTTTTGCTTCGCTAGCGCAGCCGCTTTTGCTTTCGCAGCTGCGGCTGCCTTCGCCTTCGCTTTGGCCTTTTCTTCTTCCGTTACTTCTTCTGTTCCTTCTCTTTTTTGCTTCGCTAATGCTGCCGCTTTTGCTTTCGCAGCTGCGGCTGCCTTCGCCTTCGCCTTCGCTTTGACCTTTTCTTCTTCCGTTACTTCTTCTGTTCCTTCTCTTTTTTGCTTTGCTAGCGCCGCTGCTTTTGCTTTCGCAGCTGCGGCTGCACGTTGTTTTGCTTCTTCTACAGTCATTCCATCAATTTTTGGTAGCGCTTTCTCTTTTTCTTGATTTTCTCCTTCAAGCTTACTTATTTCCCCATCATGTTTCGCAACAAGACGTTTTCTCGCTTCTTCTTTCGCGCGCCTAGCAGCTTCTCTTTTCAGATCCTCTAAATCTTTATTTGGATTACTCATTTATTCGTCACCTGCTTCCCTGTCTTTGCCTCGTAACGAATTTTCTCTTTCAACTTATTAATTCCATAAATTAAAGCTGCAGGGTTTGGTGGGCATCCAGGAATATACACATCAACTGGTACAATTTGATCTACACCTTTCACAACAGCGTACGAATTCACATACGGACCACCAGCAGTCGCACAAGATCCCATCGCAATAACCCATTTCGGTTCAGGCATTTGATCATATAAACGCCTAACAATAGGAGCCATCTTCTTCGTTACCGTTCCCGACACAATCATGACATCTGATTGCCTTGGTGAAGTCCGAAAAAATGACCCAAATCGATCTAAATCGTAATGTGATGAACCTACTCCCATCATTTCAATCGCACAGCATGCCAGTCCGAATGTCATCGGCCATAAAGAATTACTCCTCGCCCACCCTTTTAACTGCTCCAATGTAGAAAAAAAGATATTTCTCTCTAATTCCGCTCGCTCATTTGGATGTAGTGCCTCAAAATTTATAACCATTGTAACACCTTCTTTTTCCAAGCATAAGCTAATCCAACTAGCAACATTACAACAAAGATGAGCATTTCAATTAATGCAAATAAACCTAGCTTGTCATATGCAACAGCCCATGGATATAGAAATAAAGTTTCTACATCAAAGATGACAAACAATAAAGCGAAAATATAGTAACGAGCATGAAACCGAATATTTGCATCATGAAAAGGCTCAATTCCACTCTCATACGTCGTCGCTTTTGCTGCACTTGGTTTGTTTGGGCGCAGCATCCTTCCTAATGTAAGAGCCACTACCGGCAGTAATATGCCTACTAGCAAGAAAATCAAAACGATCATATAATTATTTTCATATACACTTGCCATTGTGAAACCCTCCCCCCTGAATTAAGAACAAGTTCACTTAGTAAACAATATGTCCCAGTTGCGACAAATATTATTTTTAAATTTTTCTAAATAATTAAACTATTTTATTTATTATAGCAAACTTCAAATTCCTATGTCGATATGTTGAGGACAGAAACAAGAATTATTAAAATCTATTTTTATAACTCGCTATACCGGTGCAAAATAAGTATAGAATTTATATATATTTTTTAGGCAATCACAAAAAATAAAAAGGGAAGTTTATATGTATATACCGTAGGTGATATAAATGAAAAAACAAACACATGTAAGTATTCTTATAATCATTTTATTGTTTTCTATCGCAATTCATTACGTAGCCATGCTCTTTCTATATGAATACTCATTTCCCTTTCAAATATTAATTGGAATGAGTACCCTATTAATTGATATTATCGCTTGTAGTTATATATTTTATTTTACAAATACGAAACAAGGGTTATCCCGTTTATTTTGGATCATATTATCTGTTGGGGCTCTCTCTTATTTCATTGGTGATATAGTTGTTTCCTATCAACGTTTAATTTTAAAGGACTACTATACGTTTGTTGATCCGTCTGACTTTTTTTACCTACTTTTTTTAATTAGCTTTGCACTTGCCTTTCTATACGAGATCATTTATAACCGGGACTTATTAGAAAAGCTTTTTATGATATGTGATATTTGTATTATCGTTACAGCCCAATTTACTTTAAGTTACTACTTACTTATTGAGCAAACCATTCACGTTTTCACAACATCCTATATCGATATATTTGTTCAACTTACCTATCCAATGGCTGATTTACTCTTTCTTTTAATTGGAATCAACCTTTTATTCAGACCATTATCCTTATTACCAAAACAAGTTGGTGCACTTCTTGGTAGTGCTTTAATTTTGTATGCTACTACAGATGCTATTTATGCTTATATAAAATATTTCACACCAGCGTATTCTATGTTTACAGTTACTCCGTTCTATCAAGTGGTTTTAGTGCTAGCAGCAATCGCCTGTATTCTTCATACGAAAGAGCCTGAAAAACAAGAGCAGGTACTATTAACGCCTAAATTTGGTGAATCAATCCGATTATCATTACCTTATATTTCTGTAGTAATGCTTATTATTTTTATATTGGCC
This region includes:
- a CDS encoding NADH-quinone oxidoreductase subunit C produces the protein MSNPNKDLEDLKREAARRAKEEARKRLVAKHDGEISKLEGENQEKEKALPKIDGMTVEEAKQRAAAAAKAKAAALAKQKREGTEEVTEEEKVKAKAKAKAAAAAKAKAAALAKQKREGTEEVTEEEKAKAKAKAAAAAKAKAAALAKQKREGTEEVTEEEKAKAKAKAVAAAKAKAAALAKQKASQGDGNLGDEKAKAIAAAKAKAAAAARAKTKGAESEKEDVPKQEEPSVNQPYLNQYVEVIRGKLGGSTLVDSYINKLSKDVPTLVVDPSKYYEVMELLRFHEGLAFDYMSELHATDFVTHMEVYVHLFSYGKKQSVAVKVKLDREVPQVESVTALWKGADWPEREAYDLLGIAFKGHPNLSRILMPDDWVGYPLRKDYEPYDVEV
- the nuoB gene encoding NADH-quinone oxidoreductase subunit NuoB — encoded protein: MVINFEALHPNERAELERNIFFSTLEQLKGWARSNSLWPMTFGLACCAIEMMGVGSSHYDLDRFGSFFRTSPRQSDVMIVSGTVTKKMAPIVRRLYDQMPEPKWVIAMGSCATAGGPYVNSYAVVKGVDQIVPVDVYIPGCPPNPAALIYGINKLKEKIRYEAKTGKQVTNK
- the nuoA gene encoding NADH-quinone oxidoreductase subunit NuoA; its protein translation is MASVYENNYMIVLIFLLVGILLPVVALTLGRMLRPNKPSAAKATTYESGIEPFHDANIRFHARYYIFALLFVIFDVETLFLYPWAVAYDKLGLFALIEMLIFVVMLLVGLAYAWKKKVLQWL